The sequence GTGGCCTCCGAGGGCCGATCGCTTCTCCCGGTAACTACGATGAATTGTCAGGCTGGTTACCACGGGAACCGGAGCAATAATTATCTCCAAATGATTAAAGCTAAATATTAAGTTGGCATCTTGGGTGAAATTGCAGCAGTCGGACGGGTTAAagatacgggggggggggcacattatagaatctttattttaattgccCCCTATCCATGATTATTGTGTTATAAAAGGAAAGTGGCCAAATCTGCTGCCCAGATCGGTTTTGGGGAAATTGGTCAGAAATCTGAATTAAAGCAGAAACCAGGAGGGAAGAGAACAGCCCGTGGGGGGTAAAGCAGGCACGAGCTTCTAAGGGCAGGGGCAGTTTGGCGGAAGAGAAGAATGTTTGCCACCAATTACACAGCGACATTCTGCCCTGCTCCTGAATTGCCCTTCTTCTGCAGATGTGCAGCCCCCGTGGATAACATGACTTACTCGACCTGGCCTTTATTCCCCCGCCAGACATTGGGAAGAGAACCTGGGACGATCCATGTGCCGATTATAATAAATGCCCCCCTGGTGTTCTTTCTTTTCACAGTCGGACTGTCATATCCACCTGCGGCCCCAGACGGCCCCCGACAATATGGAGCAGCATTTAGGAGCCCTGCTCGCTGCCTCTCTGCCCACCCTGCTCAACAAATTCCGCATTTACCTGAGTCTCCTGCGCTTTCTGGACTACAACATCTCGGAAGAGGTCACCAAGGTAAAACGCACCTTTACCCAGAAGCCGGCGCCTCTAGGGCAAGATGGCGGACTTGCCAGAAGGCGAGGGGCCCAGCGGTCTGTATGCCGGCTGTGCCCTGCGGAGGGGCAGTTGGGGCAGCTTTGTGGTTTTATTAAAAGGGGCAGATTAGTCTTTCCATGATCCGGTCTCCTGATCGGCCGTCTGTCCCCCGCAGGCCGTTGAAGAAGACTTTGTGGAAATGCGGAAGAGCGACCCCCAGAGCATCAGCGCCGACGATCTCCACCGGCTGCTGGTTGTCGCCAGGTGCGTACGACTTTCCTTATCCtcgcttttttcttttctggtaACTTTCCTCCCCGTAGCGGTCGGTATATTTATAGAGCGTCGGCGCATTCCTGGGGGGGAGAGTGGAAAATTCCTATATACAAAATTTATAACATGTTGAGACAGGGCTCCACAAATCCGGGTTGCCATGACGACTTGAAATGACTTCCTGGGAGGTATGCCTGGTACTGCTGTATCGGGCTGCTTGGCTATAGGGGACATGAGGCGGGTGCTCGGCCCCCTGGGAGGCAGCGGTGGACAGCTTACATGCAGTGCAGACGGGTCCgagggttagtgtgtgtgcgaGTGTTATAGTGTCGGTGTTTGTGCATACATGgtgccagagtcagtgtgtctgtgaataaatgtatatattgtactgTAGTGTTggtcactgtgtgtgtataatggCAGTCGGGGGAGGTGTCTGTATGTATAagaatgttgtgtgtgtgtgtgtgtataatgtcaGAGTCGGGgggaggtgtgtgtgtatgtataagaatgttgtgtgtgtgtgtgtgtgtataacgTCAGAGTCGGGGGGAGGTGTGCGTGCGCGCGTGCGCGTATtagtgtctgttactgtatggtgttagaaaaacaaatatatgaaaattatgATCGGGGAACTTTTCATTGGCTCCTAGACCCCCGAGAGGAAGGGGTCCTGATCttatgagcttgcaatctattccTAGGGTTTTTATACTGTGAACGTATTTAATGTTGAGAGATTTAATGTCTCTCTTCCAGATTATTGTCCTTGAGTGCCGGTCAGACCTCGCTGTCCCGGGAGAGATGGCTGAGGGCAAAAGAGCTGGAGATGCAGCGGAAAAGCAGACTTCAGGACCAGAAGTACGTGAATGGAAATGAACTCTGAGCGGAGCGTTGGCTCCGGAGCTCGCACTTACTCCACCCCGACGCGGCAGGACAGAAACTCACGCGATTGTATTAAATCAGTGGATGGGGATTCGGGGTAAGAAAACGGCTGTTTGGGTCGAGATGAATTTGGTGCGGCAGAGGATGCCGGCCGGTGCCCAAACTCCTAGCGCTGCTGGGTGGGAACAGAACGTTGCTTTTGTTTAATGATTTGGTTACTTTTTTAACCATTAATGGTATTTTTCACGTTAAAGGAGCGCCTGCCGTGGCTCTGCGGGGAACGTTGTTTTTTGGCTTATGTTGAAATTTGCATTGTAAGCATTTTTTGATATTAAAGTTTACTAATAAAAGCCGTTTCATGGGTCCTCGCGTATCTGCGTCAGGGGCGGCTTTATTTGGGTTTCTTTTAAATCAGGTGCTCGGCGTCTGACTCCTCCCGCCGGGGCAAGAAGGGCAAGTCTGCAAAGTTGGTGATTCTGTTCATTCGTTTCTCTGCTCAGGACGTTCCACGGGGGCCGCACGTTGTGTTATGAATCTCAGGAGAGATGTGTGGCCCCCGACACATTAACTTGTActacatgcatgtttaataccctcactgtattaccctctaccacttctgctgggaggctgttccacttatctgctgCCCTCTGTTCTGTTCTGCATGTTTTTCTCCTTACCTGACTCAGATAAATAAGTAAAGCAGGCGGTGGGATGTATAACAAGTATTGCTTCTTAGTAACGCCCGATCAGCAGGAAGGCCCTGTTGGTAGTTATTTTACCCACTTCCCCAGTTACCCCGCGGGGGCAGCAGGGCCGGGGCTTTCTGCTTTCCTAAGGCGTAAAACAAACAGCCTCACCCGGACCGGATCCTCATCCTGGAGCTCTGTTTCTCGCCACCATTTATACGCAgcttatgatgtcatttaacAAACCTGCTTTTGGAGTGTTTTGTGCTTTGATAGGAGCCcccccttaaccctttcagttccCTTAGAACGTAGCTGTACGTCCTTAAAGCTTGTGGCAGACGGGAGGTCAGGTGGTCGAAATAAATCCGCGGGGTATTAATTATCAGGAAATGCTGCTGAGCAGCAATGGTCGTTTTTCAGCTGCGGCCCCTACagtttagaacaaaaaaaaaaaaaaaaaaggtatttcttAGATTCTATGAAGGCCCTACTTCCCaacaaaactgttacatttgggtgcttttaacaaatatttagtaaatgacagaaaatattttggtcCTTTTGTTAagaaaacccctgggactgaaggtttaaaataaaaaaaaaacctgtgccCCCGGCGGAAGCAGAAGTCTTATCTACCCTGCGAACGGGAAGGTAAGAGCGAGAAGtcaaacaaagggttaatgttcaGCTGCCtcaaaacaatacattatgggggcaaaaaagaaaactgcagaatattcatggaaatgttttttttatcaaaataattttattcagTACCCCCCGAgaatacacacattttacattaaaacaccAAACATAGGCGAGTGTGATGTCATAcactataatttaataaaaaaaaatacacaaaaacactaATAAATACCCAGcttaaaataaaagtgagacGGACGGGCAAACAGCGCATCACAACGGACTAACGCACGACGGACAAAGCCACGGCCCCTCGCCGGCCCCGGGCGATGAGACGCGCCAGAGCCCGGGATCAGCGTTTGGAACGGGGCCGACGTCACCCCAAAAAGTTAATTTATCGGAAAAGTCAGAGTTTCAAACCGAATGAATCCCAGAACGCGGCGGCCGCTGCCGACCCGCCATCCGGTTCAACTGCAGCCGGGGGGATTCCGTCGCTTTCTGATCCAGCAGGTGCCGCCGTCCCCATTGGCCCCCCGGACTCGCCAGTGTCTAGAACTGCTGTTAAATACAGTGGTAACGACGTGGATGCatgtttaaccatttgagtgccaCAGGTTTTCATTGCATTGCCTGACAgttaaaaaggaaagaaaaaaaaaaacctggcaccaaaagggttaaaaagataTGTAACAAAAATTAAGGCTGAAAGAGAACGAAATTGTGCAAATTGAAAGCAATTGATCAGTTTTGTGCCGTTGCCGTTTCTCGCGTATAAAGgtgttttaaaggaaaatacagacatgatttttataaaaagatctaaaaataaatatcgcTAAAAACCAACTCCTGGTCCTATTACAACCgatggaaaataaaacaaaaaggacaAAATTGTACCATTTCCCTTAAAAATGAACCCGTTCCTGCCTCGATCCTGCCGGctgacattaaaaataaagaagtacCGGATTCGGGAACACGATCTGAGAGGAAGGAAGAATCGGGACCTCGTCTGTTTTTGATCGGGATTATTTGCTCGTCTGTTGCCGAGGTGGCTGAGGATGCTGAGAGTTCACGGGACGGACCCCTCTGGAATTTTCTGGAATTTGGGGCGTCTCCGCTCGGTAAATGAACACGTCCCCGGAATGTTACAATCATATCTGTATGATGCGCGTCTGGCATTGCGTGAACATTTCTTTGAAGTCATTCTGTTTGGCGCCGGACGCCGCGTCGGGTTCTGGGCTCTTTTGGACTTTTGCGACGGCGAAGTTGATCCCTTGGGTCAGACCAGCCTGGGTCATACTGGCCACTTGGACTACCGAGCTCCGGATCTTGGCAAACGGAGACACCGCTCGGCCGCTGTTGCCGTCGGCTGGCGAAGCTGCCGATGCCGGGCCGGAGGAAGGACTCGCTCTGCCCGACAGAGACGGTTCCGCGGGTAACAGCAGGGAGCTCGAGCCGGTCGCGGGCACGTCCAGTTGGGAAGGTCGCGAGGGCTGCTCCTCACTGGATTTGGCTGCGTTGTCTGGAATTCCGGGAGAATTATGGCCGGATTCACCTTGGTccattttttcctctttattgCTCGTCTCCTGCTGGCCGCCTTTGGTCTGCGCATCGTGGACAAACTGGTGGCAGTAGGCAGCGATGGGGGTGCCAAAGTCTATGAGGACATCGTCCTCCGGGGACGGTCCGTGGCCGCCGGGCTCGCTGCACCGGGTAACGTGGATCGCGGTGGGAATGTGGAGATTGAGCTCGGCGCTGCTGACCGACTGCGACCGGCTTCCCAGACGCGGGGCGGAAGCAATGATCCCGCAGCTCGGCAGGACGTAGTCTCCTTGGCCAATGTTCTCCAGGGAGCCGGTCAGGTGCCCCTCGTCGTCGGATTTGGGGATGAATTCGTCGGAATGGAAGGACTCGTTATCGGAGGAATTTTCCAGGTCAGACTCGATGTGACCTTTGCCCTCCGCGCTGGGATTTTCCAAGCTGCTGTCGGATTTCCACAGGTTGACCTGCAGGTTGGGTTTGAGGAAGCCCTTGACCTCCGTCTTGTTGAAGGCGCCCAGCTTGCGGAAGCTGCCGATGTTGGTCTGTTTGACTTTCTGGTTGAGAGAGGAGAATTTGCTCATCAGGAAGTTCTTCCCCTGGGCCAAGCCGGGGCCCATATTGTTGATCCCCAGTCTCTGGCTTTTGGAACGAATTCCCATTATTTCCTCGTGGGGTTTGCTGCTCTTCCTGAAATATCGGTAAAGGAAGCCAATCAGTGATGGTTTAGAGACGGCGCCATTAACACGAGACCCCTCCAAGATATTAACGAGTGAGATCCCGGACTCCGACCCCCAACATCTCGGACTGCAAGCGGCGCGCATCCGGGGGGAATGTCCCTAACTAATAAGTAGGAGAGACCTCTGTGCAGTGCAGGGAAGGGTTAAAgctcttataaaaaaaaaaaaggccagaaAAAAGATGAAACTGCCTTCGATGAGGCGatgtataacccccccccccactaggGGGCATCTTAATCGTCCCCGGTTACGATTGGTTGTCTTCTGATCGGCAGGATCTTTGGCTCTGAATTTTGGATACAATTTCTCACCATTTTTTGCCGGGATTTCTCACCTTTCCAGCTTTTTCTCGATGATGGGCAGGTCGGAGCCGGCGGCCTGTTTGGTGATGCGCAGCATCTCCGCTATACACAGGAGGGTGTCTGCAAAACAAGGAGAGCGTTCCTGAGACCCCCGGATCCGAGAAACAGAAAAGATCCCTAAAACATCGGGGTCACCGAGAGAAAAAGCTGGAAAAAAGTCACAGCTCATGACATCATCAACCCGCCTCGTATGCGAAAGAGAATGGACAATGACGAGGAGCAGGCTGTGGCTGGGGGTCCGCACACTGAGCCACCAACCCCACATAACTCGGTGCTGAAAGGATGAGCTGCTGTCAGATAACGGAAACGCATCGGAGGGCAGAATAAAGTCGGGGTAAATCCCCCCCGCCTCGCACTTCCCCCCTCCTTCATAATCCCGCAGCCCCCCTCGCGTTTACCTTTGCCGTCTTCCTCGGGGTTTCGCACGGCGGCCCTCAGGGTGTGGAAGTAGCCACCGCTCCCTTTGTATCTGTAGTGAAGGCGCATGCACGAGAATTTGGGCTTCCCGAAGAACGTCGGTTCAGGTCCTGAGTGGGAGAAAGAGTCCTTACGTGTAAATAACGAGTCTGAGACCTCGGAGGTCTGATCCAAGCGAAACATCTAAACCTTCACGTGGGAAAAATAATGAAGTTTCCTGAAACCCGGAATGCCCCAGAATACCCCCAAATACCCGCAATCACCCCCAAAATACCCGCAATCACCCCCAAAACCCAGTAATGCCCCATCAATATTCATAAATATCtctgattattaaaataaccatTTTGGCCCCTGAAGGGCCGGTGTGTGTGAGCGCGGCGCAGGTACCCGGCTCTCCCTACTGTGAAAGTTACAAGCTGAAAACACTGGGGGTCCCCGCCACGCATCAGCGACCCGGCGGAGGTGGTATTGTAATCTGGTTTGGAAGGGTTTGCCGCTCACCAATCTCAATCTTCTCGAGATCGTCCAGACTCAGCCGCTGATACTGACTCACTTTATCCACCTCGTCGTCGTAGCTGAGAGGGGGAGACAGAGACACGGTGAGTTTATCGCGTGGCGGGGAGACGTGCGGGGAGACGTGCGGGGGGGCGGGCTGGGGGGGTCACTTACTAGGCCACGTAATAAGCGCAGTTAGAGAGCAGGAGCAGAACGTCGACATCCGTGTGAGTGGCATCGATGAGGCTGCGAAACGACACAAAACGTCACAAGTTCGCCCTCATCCTCCCAACTAACCCCGCACCGACACCTGCTGACGCGCACACGCGGACCCGCGCACGCACGGACGCACGgacgcaaacacacacacacggacatggaaacacacgcacacagggACGCACgcggacacacacacagacacacgcacgcacgcacacacctGGGGTCGCAGTCTATGAGGGCCCAGCCCCCGTGGAACTTCTCGTCGTCCGGCAGCAGCAGCTCCATGTAACTCTGCAGCAGTTGGCTGATGAGCTCCTGGTGGCTCCGTTGGCTCTGCCAGTGCAGCGCTTCGTGCTCCTTCTCCTTGGTGAAGATGGAGTAAAGGTCCTCGGTGACCGGAATTCCCTGCATCAGGTCTGAGGAGAAAAAGGAAACGCACAGCGGGGGTATTATTAACCCCTACCGGGCTGGAGGAGACGCAGCCATAAAGCGAGACGATGCGGTATATTGAACCCAAGCGGCTGACCTATCACCGCCTGCCGGTACGCGTCCTTAAAGCGATTCAGGTAATATCTGTTTGCAGAGTTCACTCCGTCCTTCATCACTCCGGCGAGTCTCCTCTCCCCGGTGCGAGTGAAATCCCCCTGGAAGTACAGAGCAGAACCACGTCAGCGGCGGAGACGGGAAACGGTGCGGAAAACGGCAaatttaatcattattattattattggattaatattaatatattgtattattgtattattacaataactataatacaatatattgatatattattgtagtattactattattggattatatttattattaaattgtattaatatatttgtattatagtattatgatcttgttatattatattatattaatatattattattgtattatatcaatatattattggagtattatattgttaatatattattatattttattaatatatttttataattgtattattgttggagtattatattattactattattggagtattatattacattatattgtattattaatatatttttattcttgtatTACTACTatagtattatatttttattatagtattattattattgtagtattatattattatagtaatatattgttattatagtattattgaagtattatattgttattattggagtattatattattatagtattatattgttattatagtattattgaagtattatattgttattattggagtattatattattattgtagtattatatttttactattattgtattattattgtcacgTACCCGGCGGGTAGACCCTCCGGTCAGCAACCACAGCCGCCAcgaggtagggggagaccccccccacttcggtccggcagccgccgcgaagaagggggagaccccccgcctctgcaCGGCAACTCCAGCCACAGccgccgcgaagaagggggagaccccccgcctctacacagcagccgcaaagaagagggagaccggaGGGTCTACCCGCCGGGTACGTAACAATtatcttattatattttattatattattatattgtattaatatattattgtagtattatattatattgtattattaatatatttttattattgtattgctattatagtattatattattattgtagtattattattgtagtattatagtattattattgtagtatgatattattattatagtatcatattgttattatagtattattattgtagtattatattatattgttattattgtattattatcttattatattatattatattgtattaatatattattggagtattatattgtattattaatatatttttattattgtattactattatagtattatatagttattattgtaatatattatattggtaTTATAGTATTAGTATtgtagtattatattattatagtattatattgtatttgttattatagtattattgtagtattatattattgtagtattatattgttattattacagtattattattgtagtattatagtattatattgttattagtattattgtagtattatattgttattattacagtattattattgtagtattatattgttattagtattattattgtagtattatattattgtagtattatattgttattatagtattattattgtagtattatattatagtattatattgtatttattatagtaTTGTTATTGTagtattatattgttattattacagtattattattgtagtattattatagtattatattgttattattataattgtagtattatattattattacagtattattgtagtagtattattaatgtagtattatattattatagtattatattgttattatagtattattaatgtagtattatattgttattaataattatgaGTTCtggtttaaattatttatatataaattaaagcgTCTGTCCCGcggagtaaagaaaaaaaaaaatcgacagcagaaaaacatttttaaaatctcaCTGATTCTTGAACCTGCGCAGCTTTTACTCATTGATTAATCAGCCTGGTTGCCAGGGACTAATGCCACCCCGGGGGGCAACTTCCTGCTATGGATCTGAATACGGTTCCTAAAACGGTGGAGACGCCTCTACAATACGTCGTTAATCATGTATGCGGCGGgatacaaaattattaaaaacccaCACAAATCTTCGTGATAAACAGAGAAACAGAATGTGACTGCCCAGAACGGGGCGAGGGGCTTGCGCTCCGTGCGCACCCAGGACCCCCGTACCCGGCACCCCTCGTATGAACGCAGTACCTTGAGTGCAGCGGTTCCCGCGTACTGCCGGCTGATGGCGTCCCCGTTGTTCGCCCACATGATCTGGTACAGACGGTAACATTTCATCGGCAGCGGCTGCTCCGGGGGCATCACGCCGAGCTTCTTCAGCTGGGAAGAGAGACGAcgaggggttaatttggtgcgAATGATCGGCCTTTTTATCCGGGGAAACGCCACGTTAGGTACGCGTGTGAACGGCCCCCCACAAcgcccccgccggcccccggATACACACCACCGAGGCATCTCCGCCCCGGGTCGGATGCGATAAGCTTACAGGGCTGATCCTGTGTCGGCGGCGTCTCAATCATACGTGAACATGTAATCCCTGCCACGTGACGCGTGAAACAATCGCTCGCCATTAATCTGCCTCCACGGGGCCGGCGTCTCCCAGGGCGACGGATGCTTTTCTGCCATTATTTAACCGGCTGGGAGGGAAGCGGCCCCGGGGCCGCCAGGCGCAGCTCTACCTGATGCTCCATGACGATGCGAGCGACGGCCGCCTGCACGACGTTCGTTCGGTCCAAGCAATCCATGCAGTTTACCCGGAAAATCCCCTCCTGTCTGCAGATGACCCCAGCCTGATCCACCCTGCACACAGAAACATGTATAATCTATAATACTAtatcataatctataatatatcatataatatatcatataacacGTGGTCAGACGCTAACCGGACCAGCCCTGCCGGATGGCTGCGCCGCGCTACTCACCAGCACCACTTCATATCCACGATGATATCGCTGATGGCGTCTGTCAGCGTCTGGACATTTTCAAACTTCATCCCACGgctgcaggaaaaaagggaaaagacgCTTTTACAGCCAACAGACACGGAACGTGGAACACGCAGAACGCGGGGAACACGCGGAACACGGTATTTATTTATCGCTCCAGAGACACAAAGTATGAAAGTTTTAACGGTAAAAACATCTCTGTAACCAGACATCACAGGGTTAACAGGAATCAAACAAGAACAagagagactgagatggaacggaaggaagttttactttactgagagggtggtagataagtggaacagcctcccggcagaggtggtagggggtaatacagtgaggggattaaacatgcatgggatagacatacggctcctgaatctaagacgagaccaacgactgattaaggtttgagtcgttacagcagaagaagctggcgactagacgggggccgccgggggccgccgggggccgatcagCCGCTGGGTCTGGGTGACGCTCGCTTACCAGTGCTCATGGAAGTCGAACGTCACGTAGGTGAGCCCAGGATTGTTAAACATTAAGACCTGCTTGAGATAAGCGTCTCCGATAATCTTCTCTCTCCCGGTCTGATCAACCAAATTAACGAGGACCTGTCATGTGATCAAACGGAATACAGACATGTTACAGGCGTGTTACAGGCGTGACTATTTTGGttactttcccggctcaaacaccgcactgagctgatgctttatggcgatgataatgaagtccgttcctccatagactttcattaaacagagagtccggctgggtgattaagactgagtcattctattgttccccacaggcagtatgataaggagtcggggggtttagtagatcggggaatcatacaaaaaaaaagctttttaactccttcagaTCCGAGACCTACCTGTCTCCTGTATACCTCCAGCTCCTGCTTGAAATGCAGACAGAAGTACTGACTGGTTTCTTTCTCACCTGCAGGAACCAAGAACACAAGAAGCAGTTTGCCGGGGGCCCGGAGTGCAGAGGGTCGCGCATGCATGCGCTCACCGAAGAGAGGGTCTGAAGAGACTGCAGCACCGGCCGCACGGTCAGTATCAGCACACAATGCCTCCATCGGGACTGGGGCAGGACTCCAATCTAATCATCCGGAATTAAACTAAGCTGGAAACGCGCAGGCGGGGGCTGGAAACGCGCAGGCGGGGCATTTGGAAACGCGCAGGCGGGGCATTTGGAAACGCGCAGGCGGGGCATTTGGAAACGCGCAGGCGGGGCATTTGGAAACGCGCAGGCGGGGCATTTGGAGACGCGCAGGCGGGGCATTTGGAGACGCGCAGGCGGGGCATTTGGAGACGCGCAGGCGGGGCATTTGGAAAGGCGCTGCTCACTCACCCTTGTCCAGGCGCGGCCGGGGGTTGTACCGGTATCCCACCTGACTCCAGAAGACCGGCACGGAGCCGCGCGTCTGCACGAAGGACAGGGTGTGACTGTGGACGTGGATCAGCTGCTCCGTTTCCACATAGTTTGCCACGTGTCCGTTTTTATCCACTCCTCGGCGC comes from Spea bombifrons isolate aSpeBom1 chromosome 11, aSpeBom1.2.pri, whole genome shotgun sequence and encodes:
- the INPP5F gene encoding phosphatidylinositide phosphatase SAC2 isoform X1, whose product is MYHPSRGGRGRPGAVRMSVPPRAEQAAAGDEILRPPCVSGDPAMELFQAKDHYILQSGDSALWCSRHDGTLSSRLATDLLLAWNPICLGLVDGIIGKVQLHTDLPWWLLLIRQKSLVGILPGGHEIYKITKIAALPLSSAEPQDLDLELCKKHHFGIHKPEKISQSPDDSKSLLKTFTQIKSNVSAPNKRKVMDKESKEKEKLERRLLEELLKMFVDSDSFYYSRTYDLTNSVQRQSAGEGRGRPLWQRVDDRFFWNKHMIQDLIDLQDPHGGFWILPVIQGFVQIEELVVNYNETSDDEKSSPETPPQEPTCVDDIHPRFLVALISRRSRHRAGMRYKRRGVDKNGHVANYVETEQLIHVHSHTLSFVQTRGSVPVFWSQVGYRYNPRPRLDKGEKETSQYFCLHFKQELEVYRRQVLVNLVDQTGREKIIGDAYLKQVLMFNNPGLTYVTFDFHEHCRGMKFENVQTLTDAISDIIVDMKWCWVDQAGVICRQEGIFRVNCMDCLDRTNVVQAAVARIVMEHQLKKLGVMPPEQPLPMKCYRLYQIMWANNGDAISRQYAGTAALKGDFTRTGERRLAGVMKDGVNSANRYYLNRFKDAYRQAVIDLMQGIPVTEDLYSIFTKEKEHEALHWQSQRSHQELISQLLQSYMELLLPDDEKFHGGWALIDCDPSLIDATHTDVDVLLLLSNCAYYVAYYDDEVDKVSQYQRLSLDDLEKIEIGPEPTFFGKPKFSCMRLHYRYKGSGGYFHTLRAAVRNPEEDGKDTLLCIAEMLRITKQAAGSDLPIIEKKLERKSSKPHEEIMGIRSKSQRLGINNMGPGLAQGKNFLMSKFSSLNQKVKQTNIGSFRKLGAFNKTEVKGFLKPNLQVNLWKSDSSLENPSAEGKGHIESDLENSSDNESFHSDEFIPKSDDEGHLTGSLENIGQGDYVLPSCGIIASAPRLGSRSQSVSSAELNLHIPTAIHVTRCSEPGGHGPSPEDDVLIDFGTPIAAYCHQFVHDAQTKGGQQETSNKEEKMDQGESGHNSPGIPDNAAKSSEEQPSRPSQLDVPATGSSSLLLPAEPSLSGRASPSSGPASAASPADGNSGRAVSPFAKIRSSVVQVASMTQAGLTQGINFAVAKVQKSPEPDAASGAKQNDFKEMFTQCQTRIIQI
- the INPP5F gene encoding phosphatidylinositide phosphatase SAC2 isoform X2; translation: MYHPSRGGRGRPGAVRMSVPPRAEQAAAGDEILRPPCVSGDPAMELFQAKDHYILQSGDSALWCSRHDGTLSSRLATDLLLAWNPICLGLVDGIIGKVQLHTDLPWWLLLIRQKSLVGILPGGHEIYKITKIAALPLSSAEPQDLDLELCKKHHFGIHKPEKISQSPDDSKSLLKTFTQIKSNVSAPNKRKDKESKEKEKLERRLLEELLKMFVDSDSFYYSRTYDLTNSVQRQSAGEGRGRPLWQRVDDRFFWNKHMIQDLIDLQDPHGGFWILPVIQGFVQIEELVVNYNETSDDEKSSPETPPQEPTCVDDIHPRFLVALISRRSRHRAGMRYKRRGVDKNGHVANYVETEQLIHVHSHTLSFVQTRGSVPVFWSQVGYRYNPRPRLDKGEKETSQYFCLHFKQELEVYRRQVLVNLVDQTGREKIIGDAYLKQVLMFNNPGLTYVTFDFHEHCRGMKFENVQTLTDAISDIIVDMKWCWVDQAGVICRQEGIFRVNCMDCLDRTNVVQAAVARIVMEHQLKKLGVMPPEQPLPMKCYRLYQIMWANNGDAISRQYAGTAALKGDFTRTGERRLAGVMKDGVNSANRYYLNRFKDAYRQAVIDLMQGIPVTEDLYSIFTKEKEHEALHWQSQRSHQELISQLLQSYMELLLPDDEKFHGGWALIDCDPSLIDATHTDVDVLLLLSNCAYYVAYYDDEVDKVSQYQRLSLDDLEKIEIGPEPTFFGKPKFSCMRLHYRYKGSGGYFHTLRAAVRNPEEDGKDTLLCIAEMLRITKQAAGSDLPIIEKKLERKSSKPHEEIMGIRSKSQRLGINNMGPGLAQGKNFLMSKFSSLNQKVKQTNIGSFRKLGAFNKTEVKGFLKPNLQVNLWKSDSSLENPSAEGKGHIESDLENSSDNESFHSDEFIPKSDDEGHLTGSLENIGQGDYVLPSCGIIASAPRLGSRSQSVSSAELNLHIPTAIHVTRCSEPGGHGPSPEDDVLIDFGTPIAAYCHQFVHDAQTKGGQQETSNKEEKMDQGESGHNSPGIPDNAAKSSEEQPSRPSQLDVPATGSSSLLLPAEPSLSGRASPSSGPASAASPADGNSGRAVSPFAKIRSSVVQVASMTQAGLTQGINFAVAKVQKSPEPDAASGAKQNDFKEMFTQCQTRIIQI